Part of the Nitrospira sp. genome is shown below.
GCAGGCCGCGTGAGAGGCAGTCGGAGACAACTGGCTTGCCGTCCACCGTGAGCTCGAGCCCCTGCAAGAGGCCAAGGCCTCGCGCTTCCTTGACGATCGGCATCCGGTCCTTCAAGTCTTGCAGCTCCTGGGCCAGGTAGGCCCCCATGCGTTTCCCCCGTTCGAGCACGCCGCCTTGGAGCAACACATTCAGGACGGCCAGGCCCGCTGCGCAGGCCACGGGATTGCCGCCGAACGTGGACGCGTGCGCGCCCGGGACGAGCGCCGCGGCAGCCGCGTCGGTTGCGAGGCAGGCGCCGATCGGAAGCCCTCCGCCCAGACCCTTGCCGAGTGTCATGACGTCCGGCGTCACGCCGAAATGTTCGTAAGCAAAGAGCAGGCCGGACCGCCCCATGCCGGTTTGCACTTCGTCGAAGATCAGGAGAATGTCCTTTTGTTGGCAGAGCTCGCGCAGGCCCGTGAGATACGACTTGTCGGCCACGCGCACGCCGCCCTCACCCTGCACAGGTTCCAACAGAATCGCAGCCGTTTTATTGGTGACGGCCTGCTCTACCGCCTGCAAGTTGTTGAACGGCACGTGGACGAAGCCGGGCACTAGTGGCTCGAAGCCCTTCCGGACCTTTTCCTGGCCGGTGGCCGAAAGGGTCGCCATCGTCCGGCCGTGGAACGACTGGAGCATGGCGATGATCTCGTAGCGCTCAGCCCCGTACTTTTCGTGCGCGTAGCGCCGCGCAAGCTTGATCGCGGCTTCGTTAGCCTCCGCGCCACTGTTACAGAAGAACACCTTTTTCGCAAACGAATGCTCTACCAGCTGCTTAGCCAGTTTCGTCTGCGGCTCGGTGTAGTAGAGATTGGAGGCGTGGAGCAGTTGCTGCGCCTGTTTTTGGATCGCCGCGACGAGGTCCGGATGGCCGTGCCCCAGCACGCTGACGGCGATCCCGGCAACGAAGTCCAGATATTCCCGCCCCTCGAGGTCGTAGACCTTGCAGCCCCGCCCACGGACGATGGAGATCGGCGTCCGGGCATAGGTGTTCATCAAGTATCGGTCGGCGTCCTGCCTGAGTTCCTCGGTCGGCATGGGTTTTTGCTCTAATCAGGAAGTTGAAAACGTAACACATCGGGGGCGGTGAAGCAACAACGGGGAACGATCTATCTGCCCGTCAGCATTGAGGAATTTCCCCTTCCGGCCCTTGTGCCGTCGCGCGCTGCTATGATAAGACCAACCCATGAAAGTCTGCGCGAAATGCGAGCAGCAGAATCCGGACGACGCCAATTTTTGCGGCCAGTGCGGGGCACCCTTTTCCTCCGAATCCGCCCGGGAATTTTTGGCGGATGACGAACTGTGGCGGGCCTTCATCGGTCCCCGCGCCGACCGCTATCTGGGGCAATTCAAGAAATTCAATTTCACCGGCCCGCCGCGCTTCAATCTGACTTGGAATTGGCCGGTCTTTCTGTTCATCCCCTTTCTCTGGTTCCTCTATCGGAAGATGTATCTGTACGCGTTCGTCTATGCGGTCGGACCGGCGGTCTCGACTTTCGTCACGCAGGATTTGACGGCAGGCGTGGTCTGGAGCGTCATGGCGGGCGTCAGCGCTAACTACGTCTACTACTGGCACGTGCGCGAAGGCGTGGAGGAGATCAAGCGCAAGCCCTGGCTGGACCGCGCGGCACAGGAGGCGGCGCTGGCGGAAGCCGGCGGCGTGCAGCCCTACGTCATTGGCGTCGGTATCGTGCTCTACGCGCTCTTCTTCGCGTCTCTGTACCAGGTGATTCAGAACGGTGAATGGGAGAAGGGCAAGTTGCCACCGGTCCGCCTCCAGCCGTCGTCCGACCGCCGCGCGATCTGAGTGTCTCCCCGATTGCAACCGGTATGGAAGATTGCGTATAAAGCGTCAGTCGTTATTCGAGAACAGAAGTGACGAATAACGAGTAACGAGGTTCGATTCATGGCCAAGCTGGTGCTGCTGCGTCACGGCGAATCCCAATGGAATCTCGAAAACCGGTTCACCGGCTGGGTGGACGTGCCGCTGTCGCCCAAGGGCGAGCAGGAAGCGAAGGCCGCGGGCGAGAAGTTGAGGGGCTTCCGGTTCACGCGTGCCTATACCTCGGTGCTGACGCGTGCGATCCAGACGCTTGATATCGTGTTGGGCGTGATCGGGCAGACGAACATTCCGATTGAGAAGGACAAGGCGCTGAACGAGCGCATGTACGGCGAGTTGCAGGGATTGAACAAGACCGAGACGGCGCAGAAGTACGGCGACCAGCAAGTGAAGATCTGGCGGCGCAGCTTCGACGTGCGCCCCCCGGGCGGCGAAAGTTTGAAGGATACGGCCGAGCGGGTCCTGCCCTATTGGGGGGAAATTATCTATCCGTACATCGTGCGTGGCGACACCATCCTGATCGCCGCGCACGGCAACAGTTTGCGCGCGCTGGTAATGCATCTGGAGAACCTGTCGAAAGAAGCGGTGCTGGAGTTGAATATTCCGACCGGCGCGCCGCTACTCTACGAATTTGATGCCAAAGTCACCGTCACGAGCCACCGCTACCTTTAGCCAACGATCTCCAGTTCCTCGACCGCCGTTCCCACTTCGTCCGCCGGTACCAGATCCACCAGCAGCGCGAGCATCTTGGGGCGATCGCCCGGCTCAATCGCGGATTCCGTTTCCATAAAACCGGCCGCTTCAGCCGCGAGCGTGGTCGGCGTGCCCCCTTCTCGGGTCAGGCTTTCGTAGAGGCGCCGCCGTTTCGCAAATTCATCGAGATAGCCGCCGAAGTCCTCTGGCGCCAGGCCAAATTCCTCGCGCCAAGCTGTCTGGACGCGATCCATCAGCACGGCCCATACGCGATCGCGGTCCTTGTCGGAGAGGCCGACATCCAGCGCCGCCCAGGTCCAGAAGAGGCAGAGCGACAGCAGCTCACGCAGAATCTGATCGCCCTGTTCGCGCGACGCGGTGATGCCATAGTCCTCCAGCGCCGCTCCGGAGAGAGCCTTGGAAATGATAGCAAAGAGATCCTGTGCGGCGTCGGATGGGACACGGCCCGGCATCGTTGTCTCCATGAAGGCCGAGGTTGAGGCTAGGCAGGAACTATCCGAGATCGTCCTCAGCCGTGACCTCAGGCTCGACCTGTTTCGCGCGGCAGCATAGCGCATCGGCTCAGGGTGAACAACCGCGAATCTGCTCCGGGTCACCTTGTCGGACCCAACCGTGTATGCTAAATTCGCCGGGTCCGATATTCGTGATGTCTACAGGAGACGCAAATGGCGAAATGGAATGCCCGAACCTGTCTGCCGGCGGTCGCACTGGCACTGATGCTCGTGGTCGGTGCGGACGCCCTTGTGTACGCAGAGAAGGGAGACTGGGGATTCGGTACGGACGTGGGATTTATCAGCGGGACGACGAACAACACCGTGTTTGCGCTGAATTTTCAGGCCGACTACTACCTGACCAGGGAATTTTCAGTCGGGCCGATGTTTCAGTGGGTGCCGGCCGGCGATTTGAAGCAATACGCCTTTGCCGGTGCGGCCCGCTACCACTATCAGGTCAACAACAAGTTCAACATCGTCCCCTTCGCCGGCGTCGGCTTTATCCATGCCGATCTGGACAAAGGTGCCGGCTCCGCCCGCATCAACCGCAACGACACGAGCAGCTACATTCCGCTTGGCGTGTCGTTTGAATATCAGGTCAGTCCGAAGCTTGCCTTCTCGAATACGGTCATGCTGAACATGCATGACATTAACATGTCCCCCTCGCTGCAACGCGACACCACCAGCGTGTCGGTTCTTTTCGGCATGCGGTTCAATCCGTAAGCGATCGGCCGCGGCGGCGGTTCTTTAGTGGTGCGCCCGGAGGGACTTGAACCCCCAACCCTCGGATCCGAAGTCCAACCTCTTCCCATTACGACTGATGATGATCATGTGTGATGGATGACTCCGAAACCCGCATGGATTCTATCGAAAATGCTGATTGGATTGCGATGTGGAGAGATTGAGGCTGATAGGGGATCGTGACTAAAACCGTGACCGAACCGTGACCTAAACCGTGACCATCAAATTGCCCGAGGGAAGGATAGGCAGCGAGGTGAAATGGAGAATCGCCTCGATTAATGTCTTCACGTGTAACACATATTATTCTTTACCCGCCCAGATGTAGCTACCATCTTGACGCACATGGAAACGCTCACGTGGGACATTCAATTTTCCACGAATGTTTTTCACCTTTTGGGGAACGGTCATCTTCTTTTCTAATTGTTCCCAAGGGACGGCAGATGGAATGCCATCGGGAACGGACTCTTCGGCTATGACTTTTCGGAAGTATTTGGCAAAGGCACCGGAAGATGGATCAGCTTCGAGCATCTTCGCTGGCTTCTTGTCCCCCTGCTCGATTATGTGGAGTTCGACTTGGTTGATGGCATCGGCAATAACAGGCCAGGCTGCTTTCACACGTGAATCATTCCAAATCGCAATGCGCCAAGTATCCTCACCGAGGGGGCCGCCTTTCGCTGTGCGTTCCAGATACCACTCAGCTTTCTCAGCCAGCCAACCAGAGAAGGCATCCACAAGCTCCTGTGCGTAGGCGGCAGGGCCAGCGGTCCAGCGATTGCCCACTTTCCATTGTTCGTCCCAACGGCGCTTATATACCGACGCTTCGATGCGGCGGATATGTTCGTTGTCGCGGATAGTTAGAAGCCTAGCACGCCAAACCTTGCGCCGTTCCTCTGGCCAATACTTGCCAGTGGGAATAAGTGATAAGGCATTTTGTAAATTTTCTTCGGCGGCGGCCCAAAGACGAAAAGGTC
Proteins encoded:
- a CDS encoding DUF2628 domain-containing protein; translated protein: MKVCAKCEQQNPDDANFCGQCGAPFSSESAREFLADDELWRAFIGPRADRYLGQFKKFNFTGPPRFNLTWNWPVFLFIPFLWFLYRKMYLYAFVYAVGPAVSTFVTQDLTAGVVWSVMAGVSANYVYYWHVREGVEEIKRKPWLDRAAQEAALAEAGGVQPYVIGVGIVLYALFFASLYQVIQNGEWEKGKLPPVRLQPSSDRRAI
- a CDS encoding acetylornithine transaminase — encoded protein: MPTEELRQDADRYLMNTYARTPISIVRGRGCKVYDLEGREYLDFVAGIAVSVLGHGHPDLVAAIQKQAQQLLHASNLYYTEPQTKLAKQLVEHSFAKKVFFCNSGAEANEAAIKLARRYAHEKYGAERYEIIAMLQSFHGRTMATLSATGQEKVRKGFEPLVPGFVHVPFNNLQAVEQAVTNKTAAILLEPVQGEGGVRVADKSYLTGLRELCQQKDILLIFDEVQTGMGRSGLLFAYEHFGVTPDVMTLGKGLGGGLPIGACLATDAAAAALVPGAHASTFGGNPVACAAGLAVLNVLLQGGVLERGKRMGAYLAQELQDLKDRMPIVKEARGLGLLQGLELTVDGKPVVSDCLSRGLLINCTADRVLRFVPPLTVSQAEIDRLLVLLNQVLGKRV
- a CDS encoding 2,3-bisphosphoglycerate-dependent phosphoglycerate mutase; its protein translation is MAKLVLLRHGESQWNLENRFTGWVDVPLSPKGEQEAKAAGEKLRGFRFTRAYTSVLTRAIQTLDIVLGVIGQTNIPIEKDKALNERMYGELQGLNKTETAQKYGDQQVKIWRRSFDVRPPGGESLKDTAERVLPYWGEIIYPYIVRGDTILIAAHGNSLRALVMHLENLSKEAVLELNIPTGAPLLYEFDAKVTVTSHRYL
- a CDS encoding porin family protein; this translates as MAKWNARTCLPAVALALMLVVGADALVYAEKGDWGFGTDVGFISGTTNNTVFALNFQADYYLTREFSVGPMFQWVPAGDLKQYAFAGAARYHYQVNNKFNIVPFAGVGFIHADLDKGAGSARINRNDTSSYIPLGVSFEYQVSPKLAFSNTVMLNMHDINMSPSLQRDTTSVSVLFGMRFNP